The sequence below is a genomic window from Chondrinema litorale.
TTTTTCTGTATTGAAAATATCTTTTTGTATATAAGATTTTCTAATGATCAGACCTTGTAAAAATATGAGTGGAATAATAATTATTAAGTATATGTATTTGCTATTTAAATATTTCCTGAGTTTAGTAAGTAAAGTAATGAAAACTACAAAATATATAGTTATCAAATGTTCTTTACTAAAGTTAGCATAAAATATTGAGGCAAACATTAGTAATAATAATATAAAAATATGTAATCTATTTTCAAGATAATAATATGTTGAGATTGTGTATGCTGAAAGTATTGCTAAAGGAGGAAGTAAAAGTATCCACATACGATGTGTTAATGGTAATGGGTTGTAATTATCTAAAGAGGTTGATCCTAGCCAGTGTATAATTAATAAGTATATAAAATATGAATTTATATATTTAATAAATGCTGGAAGTTTAGAATGACTTAAAATTCCTGGAATAGAAAGAATAAATAAGTATGAAAAATGTGAAGAAGAAAAAAAAAAGTTTATTGGTGCTATAGTAATACGTTTTATAAGTTCGCTCGTGGAACTACCGAAATAACTCCATATTTCACTAATATTATGTTCTCCTTCAATTACGTTAAGGCGTAAAAAAACATTTCCTGTTTGTATATAATAAAATAGTAAATAAATAAATAAAAAGAAGAGTCCAAAAAACAAGAGTCCTACCCAATATTTAATATTATTTTTTTTAAATATATTTTTAACAAATAAGTAAAATAAAAGAGGTAATAAAAATAAAATCGTTTCCTTTGATATGAAGGATATAAAGAAAAAGAAAGCTGTTAAAGCAGCTGCAAATAAAGATTTTTTATTTTTCAATTGCGATTGATAATATATTAAAAATATAGCAATTGTAGTGAAACATGCCATAATGATATCCGGTAAAATATCTGATGACTGACGAGTGAGTAAGGGGTTTAAGATTAATAATAAAGCACTTAAATTAGCTATTGAAGGATAGTATTTTTTACTATATTTATAAACAAAAAACACTAAAATTAATTGGCACAAAAAAGGCCATATTAAAAGAGAAATATAATTAGACCCAATTAAATTAATAAAGATTGATATTGGAAATATTACTCCTAATCTATGTTCTAGAGTACTATCTCCTAATGTGAAATTTCCTTGAGCAAAATTATATGCACTTTTTGCATATATATATTGATCACTTAATAGAATCCCTCTATAATTTAAAATTGCTAAAATTAAAATACTTAGAAAACCTAATAACAATTTTAGCAGTTCATTATTTGTTTTTGAAAAGGTATGGGTTAGTAAAGATCTCAACTAAATTTTTCTCTTAAATCAGTTAATGGTTTTTCAAAAAAGTTAAAAAGTAAAGTAGAAATAATTATTGTTATAAACCAGTATAATATATAGCCAATAATTGTTTCAAACATGTTATTAGGTTTGAAACAATTATTTTGTATTGTAAATATTAAAGAGTTATGTATCAAATATATTGAATATGATATTATGCTGATATGAGTGATTAAATAAGTCCATATGGATTTTGATGTTTTTATCTTAGCTATGTAAGGAATAATTAATGCTGTACCTATATTAAAAATAGAAAAAATAAATATACTATTGAATATATTAGGATTTTCACTTTTAATGATACTATACAAAATAATCATGGAATACAAAATCAGAATAGTACCTATTATAAATAATTTTTTCCTATTTACTTCTAATACATGATTGTGAAATTGGTGAAAATAAGCCAATAAAACACCATACATAATAGTATCTAATCTATAAATAACAACTTTTCTTATATTCTCATCCCAAATAAAAGTTTCATTGTGAAATACGAAATGAATTCTTAAACATGTACCTGCTAAAATAAAAATTACAATAAAAAGTAAGATTACTTTCCTTTTATTAAAGTATAATAGTTTCAATAAAAATTTATCAAAAAATATTAACATTAAAGGTATTAAAATATAAAACCATTCTTCAATTGCTAAACTCCAGGCTTCACCAAAAAAAAAGGGATGAGGTGTGGCAAAGTTTTGAATAAAAAATATGTATTTCCAATTTGGATATATATTTCGGTTTATAAAGTAGAATAATAAATAATTAAAAATAAGAACCAAATAATAATTTGGTAAGGTTCTAAACCATCTTCTAATCCAAAAGTCTTTGATATCAAAAAAATCAAAATTAGTTTTTGTAACGTATTTTTTAATTAAAATTCTTCCAATTAAAAAGCCGCTTAGTACAAAGAATAATTCTACAGCTGGAAAACCAAATAAGTGTAATAATTTATATTTAAGAATACCAGATAAAGGATACAATAAAAAGATACTATGAGCTAATAAAACTAGTACGATTGCAATAGCTCTAATAATATCTAACCCAAATATTCTATTATCTAAATTCACTTTAACTATTAATAAATATTTGATAATAGAATTTATGCTAGAGTAATTTTTTATATTTTTTGAACTTTTATTCAAATCGATTTTTTAGATTGACAAATGGAGGTATTCGATTAATTATAAATTCATTTTCTTAAATAAAGGTTCTGGAATTAATTTGATAATAAGCATTATCCACCTCCAAATCCATTTTACATAAACTGTATTTTTTTTCTTTTTTAGTCCTCTAAAAATAGCACTTGCAACTTC
It includes:
- a CDS encoding acyltransferase family protein, whose translation is MNKSSKNIKNYSSINSIIKYLLIVKVNLDNRIFGLDIIRAIAIVLVLLAHSIFLLYPLSGILKYKLLHLFGFPAVELFFVLSGFLIGRILIKKYVTKTNFDFFDIKDFWIRRWFRTLPNYYLVLIFNYLLFYFINRNIYPNWKYIFFIQNFATPHPFFFGEAWSLAIEEWFYILIPLMLIFFDKFLLKLLYFNKRKVILLFIVIFILAGTCLRIHFVFHNETFIWDENIRKVVIYRLDTIMYGVLLAYFHQFHNHVLEVNRKKLFIIGTILILYSMIILYSIIKSENPNIFNSIFIFSIFNIGTALIIPYIAKIKTSKSIWTYLITHISIISYSIYLIHNSLIFTIQNNCFKPNNMFETIIGYILYWFITIIISTLLFNFFEKPLTDLREKFS
- a CDS encoding glycosyltransferase family 39 protein, with the translated sequence MRSLLTHTFSKTNNELLKLLLGFLSILILAILNYRGILLSDQYIYAKSAYNFAQGNFTLGDSTLEHRLGVIFPISIFINLIGSNYISLLIWPFLCQLILVFFVYKYSKKYYPSIANLSALLLILNPLLTRQSSDILPDIIMACFTTIAIFLIYYQSQLKNKKSLFAAALTAFFFFISFISKETILFLLPLLFYLFVKNIFKKNNIKYWVGLLFFGLFFLFIYLLFYYIQTGNVFLRLNVIEGEHNISEIWSYFGSSTSELIKRITIAPINFFFSSSHFSYLFILSIPGILSHSKLPAFIKYINSYFIYLLIIHWLGSTSLDNYNPLPLTHRMWILLLPPLAILSAYTISTYYYLENRLHIFILLLLMFASIFYANFSKEHLITIYFVVFITLLTKLRKYLNSKYIYLIIIIPLIFLQGLIIRKSYIQKDIFNTEKNLLNKISNSQIPIITDERMANNFDLYFFFNKSQNIKIIDWNNVHKIPHHYYLLINMERKKAMEEVYKIDTPHFIKNAMKNKTSLIFSQKEIKLWEIKEL